In Arvicanthis niloticus isolate mArvNil1 chromosome 27, mArvNil1.pat.X, whole genome shotgun sequence, a genomic segment contains:
- the Fut4 gene encoding alpha-(1,3)-fucosyltransferase 4, whose protein sequence is MARAGRELQHESRCRPSRPVDAWRAAAATRGHCMGTPVARRRARRGGWGLPRSSSALAAVGLLCTALTACICWGQLPPLLPWASPAPQRPVGVLLWWEPFGGRGGHPKPPPDCSLRFNISGCRLLTDRAAYGEAQAVLFHHRDLVKGPPDWPPPWGAQERTDEALELRVFDDQEGAVMLAGEALETTGSRPPGQRWVWMNFESPSHTPGLRGLAKDLFNWTLSYRTDSDIFVPYGFLYPRSHPADQPPGLGPTLARKRGLVAWVVSHWNERQARVRYYHQLSRHLSVDVFGRVGPGQPVPAIGLLHTVARYKFYLAFENSQHVDYITEKLWRNAFLAGAVPVVLGPDRANYERFVPRGAFIHVDDFPSAASLAAYLLFLDRNVAVYRRYFHWRRSYAVHITSFWDEPWCRTCQAVQTSGDQSKSIHNLADWFQR, encoded by the coding sequence ATGGCCCGGGCCGGGAGAGAGCTACAGCATGAGAGCCGGTGCCGCCCCTCACGGCCGGTGGACGCGTGGCGAGCGGCGGCGGCCACTCGTGGGCACTGCATGGGGACACCGGTGGCCCGGCGACGCGCACGGCGCGGAGGCTGGGGACTACCCCGGAGCTCCTCTGCGCTGGCGGCAGTGGGACTACTGTGCACTGCGTTGACCGCCTGCATCTGCTGGGGACAGCTGCCGCCGCTGCTGCCCTGGGCGTCCCCAGCCCCGCAACGCCCGGTGGGTGTGCTGCTCTGGTGGGAACCCTTTGGGGGGCGCGGCGGCCACCCCAAGCCTCCCCCCGATTGCAGCCTGCGCTTCAACATCAGCGGCTGCCGCTTGCTCACCGACCGTGCGGCCTATGGGGAGGCTCAAGCAGTGCTGTTCCACCACCGCGACCTGGTGAAGGGACCCCCCGACTGGCCCCCGCCCTGGGGCGCCCAAGAACGCACGGATGAGGCGCTGGAGCTTCGCGTGTTCGACGACCAGGAGGGAGCGGTGATGTTAGCTGGTGAAGCCCTGGAGACCACAGGCTCTCGTCCCCCAGGTCAGCGGTGGGTGTGGATGAACTTCGAATCGCCCTCCCATACTCCAGGGCTGCGGGGCTTGGCTAAGGACCTCTTCAACTGGACACTGTCCTACCGGACCGACTCGGATATCTTCGTGCCCTATGGCTTCCTCTATCCCAGGAGCCATCCTGCTGACCAGCCGCCAGGCTTGGGCCCCACGCTGGCCCGCAAGCGGGGACTGGTGGCCtgggttgtgagccactggaaTGAGCGCCAGGCACGGGTCCGTTACTACCACCAGCTGAGTCGGCACCTGTCTGTGGACGTGTTTGGCCGGGTGGGACCCGGACAACCAGTGCCAGCCATCGGACTGCTGCACACTGTGGCCCGCTACAAGTTTTACCTGGCCTTTGAGAACTCACAGCACGTGGATTACATCACTGAGAAGCTGTGGCGGAATGCCTTTCTGGCTGGGGCCGTGCCAGTGGTGCTCGGTCCAGATCGTGCCAACTATGAGCGCTTCGTGCCTCGTGGCGCCTTCATCCACGTGGACGACTTCCCTAGTGCTGCCTCCCTGGCTGCCTACCTGCTCTTTCTTGACCGAAACGTGGCTGTCTATCGCCGCTACTTCCACTGGCGCCGGAGCTACGCAGTGCACATCACCTCTTTCTGGGATGAGCCATGGTGCCGGACATGCCAAGCTGTGCAAACCTCTGGAGACCAGTCCAAGAGCATCCACAACTTGGCAGACTGGTTCCAGCGATGA